A single region of the Xenopus laevis strain J_2021 chromosome 4L, Xenopus_laevis_v10.1, whole genome shotgun sequence genome encodes:
- the LOC121403078 gene encoding uncharacterized protein LOC121403078: MPLSIHSHWGLCRCCFLLRLCRSAGPKTDIVTVASSQPYAAAIITKPVNYFFLFLALSELPGPQLPVPVTFPLPSTVSLLSPLSFCLSLSSRFAGLQAWCSRRRSRHHFATQAGHYLSVQFREEHERLMIVARRVGNLNRRVTVKREGDTFLTISRGMAAADGSNCISRSVTSFSKYTGDFSMRHCGPTVMGADGGQNGEATRRKAKKLK; encoded by the exons ATGCCGCTGTCCATCCATTCACACTGGGGATTGTGTCGGTGCTGCTTTCTTCTGCGTCTCTGTCGCTCAGCCGGCCCCAAAACAGATATTGTCACAGTCGCTTCCAGTCAGCCCTACGCTGCCGCTATTATCACTAAGCCTGTCAATTACTTCTTTCTCTTCCTCGCTTTATCCGAGCTGCCTGGTCCTCAGCTCCCTGTCCCAGTGACATTCCCATTGCCTAGCACAGTGTCACTGCTGTCGCCTCTGTCATTCTGCCTCTCCCTCTCCTCTCGCTTTGCTGGGCTGCAGGCTTGGTGTTCGCGCAGGCGCAGTAGACATCACTTTGCTACGCAGGCTGGACACTACCTGTCAGTGCAGTTTAGGGAGGAGCACGAAAGGCTGATGATTGTGGCACGCCGTGTGGGAAACTTGAATAGAAGGGTAACAGTTAAGCGTGAAG GTGATACATTTCTTACTATCAGCAGAGGAATGGCAGCAGCTGATGGATCTAATTGTATCAGTCGCTCTGTGACAAGCTTTAGTAAATATACAGGTGATTTCTCAATGCGACATTGTGGCCCAACAGTCATGGGAGCAGATGGAGGACAAAATGGGGAGGCCACaagaagaaaagcaaagaaattgAAATAA